The following are encoded together in the bacterium genome:
- the groEL gene encoding chaperonin GroEL (60 kDa chaperone family; promotes refolding of misfolded polypeptides especially under stressful conditions; forms two stacked rings of heptamers to form a barrel-shaped 14mer; ends can be capped by GroES; misfolded proteins enter the barrel where they are refolded when GroES binds; many bacteria have multiple copies of the groEL gene which are active under different environmental conditions; the B.japonicum protein in this cluster is expressed constitutively; in Rhodobacter, Corynebacterium and Rhizobium this protein is essential for growth), whose amino-acid sequence MAKQIIYSEDARAAILRGVNKLADAVKVTLGPKGRNVIIEKSFGSPTITKDGVTVAKEIELPDSVENLGAQMVREVASKTSDVAGDGTTTATVLAQAIYRE is encoded by the coding sequence GATCATTTACTCCGAGGACGCCCGCGCCGCGATCCTGCGGGGCGTCAACAAGCTCGCCGACGCGGTGAAGGTCACCCTCGGCCCGAAGGGCCGCAACGTCATCATCGAGAAGAGCTTCGGCTCGCCCACCATCACCAAGGACGGCGTGACCGTCGCCAAAGAGATCGAGCTCCCCGACTCGGTCGAGAACCTCGGTGCCCAGATGGTGCGCGAGGTGGCGTCGAAGACTTCCGACGTCGCCGGTGACGGCACCACCACCGCTACCGTGCTCGCCCAGGCGATCTACCGCGAGG